Proteins found in one Poecilia reticulata strain Guanapo linkage group LG15, Guppy_female_1.0+MT, whole genome shotgun sequence genomic segment:
- the fam149b1 gene encoding protein FAM149B1 isoform X6, producing the protein MLFAESRARGGGEERRGLEPLNRREKRMISRYNRRPVSHKLEIRGLSRSSLDHHPLPEEADDIKASPRYLHDLQEAVSAHNSSQTSAASDHSDGPTVISVSPSQSWSGIHSSTGTGISTERSSVFSWGYDEFDKAASRQVQQMFDEIDKELYEGRGCGGGILQGLQDECQQWTTRFPHLRILGTQLLCPTDEGFQWYATPGTVSRASNPSTDRKSTVKSQGKEKGAAELNVQGRKAALIKEFNGPPNSEPSSYDQPRVIEVEGVMEEYLAFDSRDLNECHEECPESVRRHHCLPPVSPYRCRRQAVLDLLFDDVWRELVGWMKELVQRHWECCTSHDETLSGSLSPVQPDAPNPFMLLSSLPAALPKLGQSRVPPLTSGQQLQAGRTPAGAAATQHNLNDLIVIHSIPLQQRNLAVLERSQDPEERPSHRPVSSAVPSSRPRPRRALEQSSSSLSRQLQSARRRNPPPRNLLPLVPSLSQAGTGGYLDEVIRGTRLTTASDRLTSPLVALSRNTPLPPIGTGDGESSHPGLLLKPTQRQKGPSSRAHSALNDEAQSSVPRDRHHILDVFSRPNTTHTYRSDTPYRSSFTVLDNIGQGRPGRASVGTDSLGIGVTGVSLGISSSSFLDSYPHHLLGPSPIKDEEEPEPQSPVAAVAPVPSRSYTRSGISSRSSRPGL; encoded by the exons ATGCTGTTTGCAGAGAGTCGAGCGAGAGGAGGCGGGGAAGAGAGACGTGGTCTCGAGCCCTTGAACCGGAGAGAAAAGAGGATGATTTCACGGTACAACAGGAGACCAGTATCGCATAAACTTGAGAT TCGTGGTTTGTCTCGAAGCAGCCTCGATCACCACCCTCTCCCTGAAGAAGCAGACGATATCAAAGCCTCTCCGCGTTACCTCCATGACCTGCAGGAAGCCGTCTCTGCACACAACAG CTCGCAGACGTCTGCCGCCTCGGACCACTCCGACGGCCCAACCGTCATCTCAGTATCACCCAGCCAGTCCTGGTCCGGCATTCACAGCTCCACAGGAACCGGCATCTCCACAGAAAGGAGCTCCGTTTTCTCTTGGGGCTATGAT GAGTTTGACAAGGCGGCGTCGCGGCAGGTGCAGCAGATGTTTGATGAGATCGACAAGGAGCTGTATGAAGGGAGAGGCTGTGGGGGGGGGATACTCCAGGGGCTGCAGGACGAATGCCAGCAGTGGACCACACGCTTTCCACATCTTCG GATCCTGGGGACTCAGCTTTTGTGCCCCACCGACGAGGGCTTCCAGTGGTACGCCACTCCAGGGACAGTCAGTCGTGCCAGCAACCCGTCAACAGACAGAAAATCTACTGTGAAGAGCCAAGGCAAAGAGAAAGGGGCTGCAGa gtTGAATGTTCAGGGCAGGAAAGCTGCACTGATCAAAGAGTTCAATGGCCCTCCTAACAGCGAGCCTAGCAGCTACGACCAGCCGAGAGTGATTGAAGTGGAGGGTGTGATGGAGGAATATCTGGCTTTTGATAGCCGGGACTT GAATGAGTGTCACGAGGAATGTCCGGAGTCTGTCCGGCGGCATCACTGCCTGCCCCCGGTCTCACCGTACCGCTGCCGCCGGCAGGCTGTTCTCGACCTGCTGTTTGACGACGTCTGGCGGGAGCTGGTCGGCTGGATGAAAGAGCTGGTTCAACGTCACTGGGAGTGCTGCACCTCCC ATGACGAAACACTATCTGGGAGCCTGAGCCCTGTGCAGCCAGACGCTCCGAATCCTTTCATGCTGCTCTCCTCGCTGCCCGCCGCGCTTCCAAAACTCGGTCAGAGCCGAGTGCCACCGCTCACGTCTGGACAGCAGCTCCAG GCTGGCAGGACGCCTGCAGGGGCAGCGGCAACGCAGCACAACTTGAACGACCTCATCGTGATTCACAGCATCCCCCTGCAGCAGAGAAACCTGGCTGTGCTGGAGAGAAGCCA GGATCCGGAGGAGCGCCCGTCTCACAGGCCAGTCTCGAGCGCCGTCCCTTCCAGCAGACCTCGTCCTCGCAGAGCCCTGGAGCAGAGCTCTTCCTCTTTGTCCCGCCAACTGCAGTCAGCTCGCCGCCGAAACCCCCCTCCCCGAAACTTGCTGCCCCTTGTTCCGAGTTTGAGTCAGGCTGGGACAGGGGGATACCTGGACGAGGTCATCCGTGGGACACGACT aaccacagcCAGCGACCGATTAACATCTCCGCTGGTGGCCCTGAGCCGCAACACTCCCCTGCCCCCCATCGGAACCGGAGACGGCGAGTCGTCCCACCCAGGGCTGCTGTTGAAGCCCACACAG CGCCAGAAAGGTCCTTCCAGCCGCGCCCACAGCGCCTTAAACGACGAAGCTCAAAGTTCCGTACCGAGGGATCGTCACCACATACTAGACGTCTTCTCTCGTCCCAACACGACACACACGTACAGG TCAGACACTCCATACCGGAGTTCCTTCACTGTGCTGGACAACATCGGGCAGGGTCGGCCAGGAAGAGCCTCTGTAGGCACAG aCTCTCTGGGAATCGGTGTGACCGGTGTCAGTCTCGGCATCAGCAGCTCGTCTTTCTTGGACTCATATCCTCACCACCTGCTGGGGCCGTCGCCCATCAAAGACGAAGAAGAGCCCGAGCCTCAGAGCCCCGTCGCAG CAGTCGCTCCTGTTCCGTCTCGCTCCTACACCCGCAGCGGCATCTCATCCAGATCCAGCAGGCCTGGCTTGTAG
- the fam149b1 gene encoding protein FAM149B1 isoform X4 gives MLFAESRARGGGEERRGLEPLNRREKRMISRYNRRPVSHKLEIRGLSRSSLDHHPLPEEADDIKASPRYLHDLQEAVSAHNSSQTSAASDHSDGPTVISVSPSQSWSGIHSSTGTGISTERSSVFSWGYDEFDKAASRQVQQMFDEIDKELYEGRGCGGGILQGLQDECQQWTTRFPHLRILGTQLLCPTDEGFQWYATPGTVSRASNPSTDRKSTVKSQGKEKGAAELNVQGRKAALIKEFNGPPNSEPSSYDQPRVIEVEGVMEEYLAFDSRDLNECHEECPESVRRHHCLPPVSPYRCRRQAVLDLLFDDVWRELVGWMKELVQRHWECCTSHDETLSGSLSPVQPDAPNPFMLLSSLPAALPKLGQSRVPPLTSGQQLQNTKSRGSKHKSRWKSKKQKRPSAAGRTPAGAAATQHNLNDLIVIHSIPLQQRNLAVLERSQDPEERPSHRPVSSAVPSSRPRPRRALEQSSSSLSRQLQSARRRNPPPRNLLPLVPSLSQAGTGGYLDEVIRGTRLTTASDRLTSPLVALSRNTPLPPIGTGDGESSHPGLLLKPTQRQKGPSSRAHSALNDEAQSSVPRDRHHILDVFSRPNTTHTYRSDTPYRSSFTVLDNIGQGRPGRASVGTDSLGIGVTGVSLGISSSSFLDSYPHHLLGPSPIKDEEEPEPQSPVAAVAPVPSRSYTRSGISSRSSRPGL, from the exons ATGCTGTTTGCAGAGAGTCGAGCGAGAGGAGGCGGGGAAGAGAGACGTGGTCTCGAGCCCTTGAACCGGAGAGAAAAGAGGATGATTTCACGGTACAACAGGAGACCAGTATCGCATAAACTTGAGAT TCGTGGTTTGTCTCGAAGCAGCCTCGATCACCACCCTCTCCCTGAAGAAGCAGACGATATCAAAGCCTCTCCGCGTTACCTCCATGACCTGCAGGAAGCCGTCTCTGCACACAACAG CTCGCAGACGTCTGCCGCCTCGGACCACTCCGACGGCCCAACCGTCATCTCAGTATCACCCAGCCAGTCCTGGTCCGGCATTCACAGCTCCACAGGAACCGGCATCTCCACAGAAAGGAGCTCCGTTTTCTCTTGGGGCTATGAT GAGTTTGACAAGGCGGCGTCGCGGCAGGTGCAGCAGATGTTTGATGAGATCGACAAGGAGCTGTATGAAGGGAGAGGCTGTGGGGGGGGGATACTCCAGGGGCTGCAGGACGAATGCCAGCAGTGGACCACACGCTTTCCACATCTTCG GATCCTGGGGACTCAGCTTTTGTGCCCCACCGACGAGGGCTTCCAGTGGTACGCCACTCCAGGGACAGTCAGTCGTGCCAGCAACCCGTCAACAGACAGAAAATCTACTGTGAAGAGCCAAGGCAAAGAGAAAGGGGCTGCAGa gtTGAATGTTCAGGGCAGGAAAGCTGCACTGATCAAAGAGTTCAATGGCCCTCCTAACAGCGAGCCTAGCAGCTACGACCAGCCGAGAGTGATTGAAGTGGAGGGTGTGATGGAGGAATATCTGGCTTTTGATAGCCGGGACTT GAATGAGTGTCACGAGGAATGTCCGGAGTCTGTCCGGCGGCATCACTGCCTGCCCCCGGTCTCACCGTACCGCTGCCGCCGGCAGGCTGTTCTCGACCTGCTGTTTGACGACGTCTGGCGGGAGCTGGTCGGCTGGATGAAAGAGCTGGTTCAACGTCACTGGGAGTGCTGCACCTCCC ATGACGAAACACTATCTGGGAGCCTGAGCCCTGTGCAGCCAGACGCTCCGAATCCTTTCATGCTGCTCTCCTCGCTGCCCGCCGCGCTTCCAAAACTCGGTCAGAGCCGAGTGCCACCGCTCACGTCTGGACAGCAGCTCCAG AACACAAAGTCAAGGGGCTCAAAGCACAAGTCCAGATGGAAAtccaaaaagcagaaaaggccTTCAGCT GCTGGCAGGACGCCTGCAGGGGCAGCGGCAACGCAGCACAACTTGAACGACCTCATCGTGATTCACAGCATCCCCCTGCAGCAGAGAAACCTGGCTGTGCTGGAGAGAAGCCA GGATCCGGAGGAGCGCCCGTCTCACAGGCCAGTCTCGAGCGCCGTCCCTTCCAGCAGACCTCGTCCTCGCAGAGCCCTGGAGCAGAGCTCTTCCTCTTTGTCCCGCCAACTGCAGTCAGCTCGCCGCCGAAACCCCCCTCCCCGAAACTTGCTGCCCCTTGTTCCGAGTTTGAGTCAGGCTGGGACAGGGGGATACCTGGACGAGGTCATCCGTGGGACACGACT aaccacagcCAGCGACCGATTAACATCTCCGCTGGTGGCCCTGAGCCGCAACACTCCCCTGCCCCCCATCGGAACCGGAGACGGCGAGTCGTCCCACCCAGGGCTGCTGTTGAAGCCCACACAG CGCCAGAAAGGTCCTTCCAGCCGCGCCCACAGCGCCTTAAACGACGAAGCTCAAAGTTCCGTACCGAGGGATCGTCACCACATACTAGACGTCTTCTCTCGTCCCAACACGACACACACGTACAGG TCAGACACTCCATACCGGAGTTCCTTCACTGTGCTGGACAACATCGGGCAGGGTCGGCCAGGAAGAGCCTCTGTAGGCACAG aCTCTCTGGGAATCGGTGTGACCGGTGTCAGTCTCGGCATCAGCAGCTCGTCTTTCTTGGACTCATATCCTCACCACCTGCTGGGGCCGTCGCCCATCAAAGACGAAGAAGAGCCCGAGCCTCAGAGCCCCGTCGCAG CAGTCGCTCCTGTTCCGTCTCGCTCCTACACCCGCAGCGGCATCTCATCCAGATCCAGCAGGCCTGGCTTGTAG